Proteins encoded together in one Salmo trutta chromosome 3, fSalTru1.1, whole genome shotgun sequence window:
- the LOC115188709 gene encoding voltage-dependent calcium channel gamma-6 subunit-like, producing MWANYIVQPEEDGRMGAVGAGAHGGLAGLAGVKGVGRATRRTPRMSDSQEGKIKLAFFVAIVGVTLTVLGVGTEFWVELATPKTWSNNQTCQTAHYGLWKGCTRTLWVDDIDPERESCGPADLPGESNCTYFKFFTNGDNAVIFKKTTHKNLNIAAAILAMIALSMMVMGAICITMSLSKGVPFFLKPASFCFTLSGLLVLLSILVFHQSVLALLSSDHSIPLHHELSWSVACVGFAGAILIVGGILFLILSLPYSPWEKCLPQRNSSTT from the exons ATGTGGGCCAACTACATTGTCCAGCCAGAGGAGGATGGCCGTATGGGGGCGGTAGGAGCTGGGGCCCATGGGGGCCTGGCCGGCCTGGCAGGGGTCAAGGGAGTTGGGCGTGCTACAAGGCGGACCCCTAGGATGAGTGACAGCCAGGAGGGGAAGATCAAGCTGGCGTTCTTTGTGGCCATTGTGGGTGTGACCCTGACAGTGCTGGGGGTGGGGACAGAGTTCTGGGTGGAGCTGGCCACGCCCAAGACCTGGAGTAACAACCAGACGTGTCAGACAGCCCACTACGGCCTGTGGAAGGGGTGTACCCGCACCCTGTGGGTGGACGACATCGAccccgagagagagagctgcGGCCCCGCAGACCTGCCCGGAG AATCTAACTGCACTTACTTTAAATTCTTCACCAATGGAGACAACGCTGTCATATTTAAGAAGACGACCCACAAGA acctGAACATAGCGGCTGCTATCCTAGCAATGATAGCTCTGTCTATGATGGTGATGGGGGCTATCTGTATCACCATGTCCCTCAGTAAAGGAGTGCCCTTCTTCCTCAAGCCCGCCTCCTTCTGCTTCACCCTATCAG gtcTACTGGTCCTGCTGTCTATACTGGTGTTTCACCAGTCAGTGCTGGCCCTGTTGTCATCTGACCACTCCATACCGCTCCACCACGAGCTCTCCTGGTCCGTGGCCTGTGTGGGCTTCGCTGGGGCCATCCTCATCGTGGGGGGGATCCTTTTCctgatcctctccctcccctaCAGCCCATGGGAGAAATGTCTGCCTCAACGCAACAGCAGCACTACCTAG